In one window of Lynx canadensis isolate LIC74 chromosome A3, mLynCan4.pri.v2, whole genome shotgun sequence DNA:
- the PRR30 gene encoding proline-rich protein 30: MLPQNKDEVLPQNTAPPGRPPQGSSQLVDLSSGNLQSLPPQPSLPPSHPPCSPPPRSHSPGSHFYNSDSGSDFVLHPYSSSLPSSPTFFHQNYLSLSLTRSSSPTRQLYPSLPPTSSSSSTQLQKDSLPHSHRLSLSNPGYHPSSTVTSPAPSLPSPGVHGKRQTWPWHQYRDTGSLGVVGGCVASQRDPAEFMDPGALAQALVVHLGHRRIARDLRLLLLQHLWLGTTGQAPVVEYPICLVCLKPRSPTCPIPRYKTGPRLLAFPQLLPCAQGQESGPLRLGIGFGLCLPRGQARALHLLPERRPEEVGPQGKAAQARGYQTRASQAPAAHVPVAQARADPARGPPSPTRSLRSTHSMRFSGPLPQAPKQATVSLKPRPSSARKSPASSEPILRKSPL, translated from the coding sequence ATGTTGCCTCAAAACAAGGACGAGGTGCTGCCACAGAACACAGCACCCCCTGGGCGCCCCCCTCAGGGCTCCTCACAACTTGTGGACTTGTCTTCTGGCAACCTGCAGTCTCTGCCTCCCCAGCCatcgctccctccctctcacccaccttgctcccctcccccacggtcccACTCTCCTGGCTCCCATTTCTACAACTCTGACTCAGGTTCTGACTTTGTCCTACATCCctactcttcctccctcccaagtTCCCCcactttctttcatcagaattacctctctctctccctcacacgcTCTTCCTCTCCCACCCGCCAGCTatacccctcccttcctcctacttcttcctcctcttccactcaGCTACAGAAGgactctctcccccactctcaccgTCTGTCTCTTTCCAACCCAGGGTACCACCCCAGCTCCACTGTCACTTCCCCGGCCCCCAGCCTTCCTTCTCCTGGGGTCCACGGGAAGAGGCAGACATGGCCCTGGCACCAGTACAGGGACACCGGGTCccttggggtggtggggggatgcGTGGCAAGCCAGAGGGACCCTGCAGAGTTCATGGACCCGGGAGCCCTGGCCCAGGCCCTAGTGGTCCATCTGGGGCACCGCCGCATTGCACGCGACCTGCGGCTACTGCTTTTACAGCACCTGTGGCTAGGCACAACTGGCCAGGCCCCAGTTGTAGAATATCCTATATGCCTGGTGTGTCTCAAGCCCCGCAGCCCCACGTGCCCCATCCCCAGGTACAAGACCGGACCCCGGCTGCTTGCCTTCCCCCAACTACTGCCCTGTGCGCAGGGCCAGGAATCTGGACCACTCCGCCTAGGCATTGGCTTCGGCCTCTGCCTGCCTCGGGGCCAGGCCAGGGCCTTGCACCTGTTGCCAGAAAGAAGGCCAGAGGAAGTAGGTCCACAGGGCAAGGCCGCTCAGGCCCGTGGGTATCAAACCCGGGCGTCCCAGGCCCCAGCAGCTCACGTACCGGTGGCTCAGGCACGGGCAGATCCAGCCCGgggcccaccctcccccaccaggaGCCTCAGATCTACACACTCTATGCGCTTTTCAGGGCCTTTACCACAGGCACCAAAACAGGCCACTGTCTCCCTGAAGCCCAGGCCGTCCTCTGCCCGAAAGAGTCCTGCCTCTTCAGAGCCCATTCTCCGAAAGTCGCCACTCTAG